The DNA sequence GAATATTGGAGGTTGATACGAAAACGTGTTTACCGTCTGTGAATGCAATAGTTCGAGGCTGATACTAAAGGCGTTCAGCTTACGGATTCAGAAATGTATGTTGATGAAGAGTCCTGACGGTTGATTAAGCATACTTTGTACCCGCTAATGGGCCCGTGGTGCCTTTTGTTCCACCTTTGTGTCGAATAGAATAAATTTGGGAGCCAAGAATCACTATTTGTATATTTTTCTTGGACAAACGAGTCCGACTTTCTTGGGTAGTAAGTTGCTTGCTTTGGTTATATATTGCTGTTAATAGCTTCGGATGATGCATCTTAAGATGCGGCAATACATGTACTTCgtagaaaatatattttcacgAAAATGTAAACCAAGAAGATCCACAATTTGGACGTATTGTTAATACATGCTCGCAAGATTCACAATTCATCTGTAAAAGTGTAAATTCAAGACAATTGACTAGCACTAGCAGGCCACACCAGTATGTATATGCATATATTATGCTTCTACTGTCTCGGAGAAAATGtacaaaaagaataaagaaacaagcaaaataaaataaacaatcaTGGTTCAGCAGGGCCTTCATCATCTCCAACATTGCCGTCTTCGTGCAGCATGTCCATAAGCATAGTAATCTGGTCTTGCAGCATTGCATTCTCTCTCTCGACTTCCCCACGTTTGCTTCGCTCTTGCAGGAGCTGCAGTTGCAAGTGTTCTAGGCACCTTGCATCCTCCTCCAATTGCTCGTTTAGTCCATCAATTTCCCTATCCTGGAAAATAAAACGAATAATGGTTACATATATATTGCACATACCATCTACTTGATTGGAGATGAGGCGAGTGAGGTGTTTGGAAATGACACCTTTCTGTTCATTTCCTGAATGGCAATCCGCCTCATTTTCTCAACGACATCAACATTAACCAGCTTTCGCCTTTTTCCAATAAGCCACCCTTTAGGATAGCTCGTGGAATCAAAGTCAGGAGGAGGAAGTAAGGACTCAGCTGATGGTCGTTTCCCATTGCTATTCATCATAGGTTCTAAGGGTTCAAACAGAGCCTTTCGCCGCTCCGACAGTTCAGGAGCTGCAGTTGAGTCCTGAAGCATATCCTCATCGGGCTCGGTATACTCTTCCTGTTTGTTGGGAGTATTGTTAGCAGTGTCCTCTGTTACCTTCTCTATACTCCTCCCGCCAGCTGTTAGAAACAAGTTACCTCTCTAGTGCTTGTCGAATTTAGACATATTGCAGCATATTTATACAGTAATTATACAGTAAACATGGAGGGCACTAATATGTTCAAACAACAGTGAATGCTGGCCATGTATACTATGAATTTTATACTATGTTGTTAATGTGTAGGAAGAGATGCAAGGTTTAACATGTGGAGTACACCAATACACCAGTCAGAAGAGTGTGGCAAGCCTATACTAATTAACCAATTACAGAGGACACTTCAGTTATTCTTGATTGAAATTAACCACTCAAAGCCAGTCAATACTTTAACTCAAACTAGAAATAACCATTCCATTAATCAGAAGAAGAGTTACAACCATTGCTGTCGATATCATAGCAATAACCTTATGGTTATGCTGGCATGGCAACGTAATATATAAGTTGGGGTGATATCAAGCCCTGAATTGCAGTCGATATCACAGTAATAGGAGCTTGGTTGAGGTTTGGACGGAGTCATTGATAGGATTCTTCACTGatctttttggttttaatttatGAATTTTATAATTATGTCCAATGAGGGTAATAAGAAACTTTATGAATCCTCAACTGCAGTGATGCATGTCAGCCAACATGAAACCAAATTACAAGGACAATATCATAATTTGAAAGGTTGGTAAAGAGTCCCCCTCGTGGACAGCTTTTATAGTAGCAGTTGGAAATTGATATAAACAATCAAAATCTTGGGATTTTCATGTTTGTTTCCAAAGAATTGGTTGAATCCTGGAAGGCATTTATTAGGTTTACAATAGTTGTGCCATACTGTAAGTTCCAgccaaaaaagacaaaaaatcaGCAAGATCAAATGCATTCTCAATTATTATAATAACTTTCAATTTCAGCTGTTAGATTCATTTGTCcttcacagtcccttaaaaactgtcattTACATGAGTAGGCATTCTCTCCattatattgtttttgtttatgtaATATTGGATGAAGACTAGTTGATCGTGCACAGAACCATACCACATTGACTTCACGAATTGAAATACCATTTTTTAAGAGAAAACATCAATTGTAAgctttattattaaaaaaagaaaagtttcttggtcattcaaaatcaaattaattaaaaacaaaCCAATAACTAAAATTGAAGATGACAGGATTAACCCTGTGATCACATGAAGATTATTGgccaaaattattattttttatttttaggaaaaagaaaaaagaaaaagaaggcaaATGAAATGCATATAATAATGAGAGGGCAATTCATAATTCATGCCAACCGAACCGAGTAACGTACGAGCAAAGTCAGCAACTCATAACAAACGTTTTTACGTCTCTCTCTTCAGACCCAACAACTCTTTCAAACAACGATAATATCAAGTGAGAGATAATCTGCTGAATTGATAATCTTCTGAAGACTAAAATTAAAGACACAATGTTTAAGAAACATACCAGCATCAAAACTCGAAGCGATCCAATTAGCTATTAAATTTTACATAATTTGGTACTTGGGTATTGCCCTAATGGCCTAATTAATCATGCAaacatcacaattcacaaatcAAGAAGAGAGATTGAAAGTAAAAGGGTACTAACTATATAGTACCTGATCTCTTTCTGGGTTTCCAATCAATTCTAGTGGAAGAGACAGGAGCAAAACCCTCCAAGGCCCCATCAACCTTCTTATGATTCCCATCTCCGTTCTGGTTCTCCATGGGGAAAAAGATCAAACAAACAAGAGTAGAACACAGACCTCCAGGACCCAACTTTCCCCTTATGATCGACCAATTCAGCGTCAAAGTCTCTCTCTACAAGAAAAAGATAACTGCTTTCAGCTTTTATATCTTTTTGGCTTCAAGTTCTCACCGAGAGCTCTGaagaaagaggaagagatgATAATTGTTGGGTCGATGATTACAACTAGGGGACCATAGATATATACCATGTGTGTGTTCCCTTCGACGGGTGAGATTTGGCATTTGGTGGCAGAATTAAGGCAAACAGTTGTCTCTTTCTGGGTCCATATATGTCATTTTCTTTGCCTGGGTAGTGGTTATAAATAATTGTGAAGTTTAATTTCTTAACCATATATCTTATGAGGGGTGTTAATGTGGGTTGCTTGTTCTTTTATTGTTGTGTTTTTTCAACTCTTCTCTTCTAGTTTCAGCCTAAACTTAAATCAGAATTTAAAAACGAAAAATGTTTTTCTAAGTTGACCAGGCTGTCATGGACTGTGGAAGAGTCTATGCTCAGGGGGGCTGAGCATTTTTCTTGATACTTTTGGTACATAGAAATTTGGAGGCTTTCTTTGCACAAATTTGATGTATGTAAGTTATAAACTAAgaatttatccaaaaaaaaaaaaaaagttttaaactAAGAAGCTTCAGAAATGGAGAACGATACTAAGAAATAGAAATAATAGATAAAAGAACTAGAAGTGTGGGTCAAATTTTTCAATCGCATCTCGCTATATCAATCGTGTAGACTATAAGTCCACAATTACTTTGCAACACTTGAGTTATCGAGGAGATTTCTGTTCAAGTTTGCAAcatttaaaattataaacattaacagttcaggttggacagattcagtttgtCTATTAATTTAAACTAggtcgataccttaacgataatTAATTTGGCCAAAAATTTGCGGATTTGATTGGTACATTAGGAACAAAAAACTGAACAATCGAGATgccaaaatgtgatcgaaaagtgggtctcataagagatcccttaaaatggccaataagagggatatatatatatatcaagagAGGGCGtccttactttaagaatttgaggatttttactattttacactaGCCTATGATTTATTCAATGATCTCAACCGTTGATCATTTAGATTTCTATGTAATAATGgtgtctacaaaaaatcaaccaaatccatgATCATTTGGTTactcaaaattgtgtaaacaaatgtagtccgttagataaaattaaaacaaacattgtgctaatcaaataGTTAAATGTTTTctgatttggctaattttttgtaggattcatatgTGTATAGGTAACTAAAGAATGAGTGATTgtgattattaaaatacatCCTCACTTTAAGAG is a window from the Rosa chinensis cultivar Old Blush chromosome 2, RchiOBHm-V2, whole genome shotgun sequence genome containing:
- the LOC112189901 gene encoding protein HEADING DATE REPRESSOR 1, which encodes MENQNGDGNHKKVDGALEGFAPVSSTRIDWKPRKRSAGGRSIEKVTEDTANNTPNKQEEYTEPDEDMLQDSTAAPELSERRKALFEPLEPMMNSNGKRPSAESLLPPPDFDSTSYPKGWLIGKRRKLVNVDVVEKMRRIAIQEMNRKDREIDGLNEQLEEDARCLEHLQLQLLQERSKRGEVERENAMLQDQITMLMDMLHEDGNVGDDEGPAEP